The Plectropomus leopardus isolate mb unplaced genomic scaffold, YSFRI_Pleo_2.0 unplaced_scaffold29542, whole genome shotgun sequence nucleotide sequence TTAAAATCCTAAGGCCcataaatccaagaaatgtgccaaaatcctgttaatgtctttaaattctAGAAAAGCTGTACAATTGTGGAAACAGACATGTCTGGattgccgctcttcctgaggtttcttcctttttttttccccgttacaggggttctttttcgggagttcttccttgatgtgagggtctaagggcagagggatgtcgtacactgtaaagccctctgaggcaaaccatgttttgtgataatgggctctataaataaaattgacttgacttaacttgacatgtcctaaaatcctagatcaccctaaaatcctcaaaacaccctaaaatcctggaaacgtcctaatatcctagaaaaaAACCTGCAATCTTAGACGTGTCCTAACGTCCTGGAAACTTTCcaaaatccaacaaacatcctaaaatttagAGACATActatctaagaaatgtccttaaatcctacaaacgtcctaaaatcctccaaaTCTGATaaggtcttaaaatcctagaaacatatagCATATGGGGCTGaagtgactggcccctggcgtCCTGTAATTTTGTAAACATGGCCCCTGAGCAAAACCGGTTGAGTATCCCTGAACCATGGATCTATTAGAAATGTGGACACAGCccggcctcattcattcctatgagagcggCCCTGAACTGGGCTCCAGAGATGCAGGATACATGATGTTGACGTGATCACGTGTCATCATTATGCTCCTGGTCAGCTGAATCAGCCTCTGCTGTGTAACAGTGACCTGGTGACCAGTTACTCTGCATTACTGAGGTGATGACAGAGGCAAAACTAAATCCAAACTATTTACAATATCCATGCCGAATTGACAGGACCggtcaaaaagtcataatgtgttactttttgttgtttttctttcaccttttagccttatttataataattctgagATGTATGAATGCAGTTTGGCGGAGGAGTGATGTAAGTCACCTGCCGGACAGCAGCACGGACAGCTTGTCGATGGCAGTTTTTCCCTCCACGGCGAAGCAGTGGTCCTTCTCTAAGGTGTGGATGTCTCCGTCACAGCAGGCCACTATCTTCCCAAATTGTGTCAGCGACACCCCGAGCTTCTTGAACATGCAGTTGTAGAGCTCCTGGAACTCCTTCTCGAAGGAGACGCTCCTGAGGCGGTAGGCAACGTGCAGCACCTGCCCCAAACACACACCGAAGAGCGCGAAACTCCACAGGAACGAGTCGGTGGTGCACGCGTCGGTCCACGCCCACAGCGTGCAGCAGAAGAAGCCCAGCGTGAGGAAGCTGAACAGGTAGATGAGGCCATAGAAGCCGCTGCCGCCCATGAAGCcgaggaagaggaagatgtGAGCGAGGTGGAAGACGGAGCCCTCCGAGGAGTCCCTCCACTCCTCACAGCGCGGGTATGCTGCCTCCGCCGGCTCCACCGTGAAGTTCATGGATTCAAAGTCCGGAGGCTCCATGTCGAAGAAAAGTGTGTAAACTAGCACAGCATTTCACTCAGAGTCCTCCAGAGTCCACCAGAGCCCGCAGACATGTCACAAAACACCGCAAACACAGCACCGCACAGACACTCCGACACACACTTGACTGACTGCGTCGACAGCAGCGAGTTAACGGTTAACGCGAATACAACCGGAAGGTGCCTcgatctacaaaataaaatggtaGGCATTTGTTCATCGGGGGAAAATCTGACCACATACACTTGGTTggaggcagttttttttttttttaaatatataaagccctatttatattc carries:
- the LOC121938453 gene encoding popeye domain-containing protein 3-like, which produces MEPPDFESMNFTVEPAEAAYPRCEEWRDSSEGSVFHLAHIFLFLGFMGGSGFYGLIYLFSFLTLGFFCCTLWAWTDACTTDSFLWSFALFGVCLGQVLHVAYRLRSVSFEKEFQELYNCMFKKLGVSLTQFGKIVACCDGDIHTLEKDHCFAVEGKTAIDKLSVLLSG